ATTTATAAAAAAAGTCATTTAAACAAGATTTTCAGTGTACTGACCCCAAAAAGTTGGACAAAATTAATTTAACTTACTAACAAGGATTGACTTCTGTAAGAAGCAGGAGTTAATCCTTTTAGTTTCTCTTTTATTCTTCTATTATTGTAATAATATATAT
This portion of the Fusobacterium simiae genome encodes:
- a CDS encoding IS3 family transposase, encoding IYYYNNRRIKEKLKGLTPASYRSQSLLVS